In Pseudonocardia sp. EC080619-01, the following proteins share a genomic window:
- a CDS encoding GPP34 family phosphoprotein — MPELTIAEEVVLIALDADTGGGRTRLGLDWAVGGAAIAELAMTQQIIVGDSDVVTVADPTPTGAGHLDTVLVGASGGAKVSTLLRRTRIAAPGHAITALVGRGVLLRRRTRLLGVVPAHRYPTVDASVEAEIRARLAETVLHGHEPSERTAALIGVLHAAKLGRRAVPTGARTQVRRRMGEIAEGQLISPAVGKAIARTRGAIAAMGASS, encoded by the coding sequence ATGCCCGAACTGACGATTGCCGAAGAGGTCGTCCTGATCGCTCTCGACGCTGACACCGGCGGGGGTAGAACGCGTCTGGGCCTGGATTGGGCGGTGGGCGGGGCGGCCATCGCCGAACTCGCGATGACCCAGCAGATCATCGTGGGCGACAGCGACGTCGTCACCGTGGCGGATCCGACTCCGACCGGAGCCGGGCACCTCGACACCGTGCTCGTCGGGGCGTCCGGTGGGGCGAAGGTCTCGACGCTGCTGCGCCGCACCCGCATCGCAGCACCCGGCCACGCCATCACCGCGCTCGTCGGACGCGGTGTGCTCCTGCGCCGACGTACCCGGCTGCTCGGTGTCGTCCCGGCACACCGGTACCCGACGGTCGACGCCTCGGTCGAGGCCGAGATCCGCGCCAGGCTCGCCGAGACGGTTCTGCACGGACACGAGCCGAGTGAGCGCACCGCCGCGCTGATCGGCGTACTGCACGCCGCGAAGCTGGGCCGTCGCGCGGTTCCCACCGGCGCTCGCACGCAGGTCCGGCGGCGGATGGGTGAGATCGCAGAGGGCCAGCTCATCAGTCCCGCGGTGGGAAAAGCCATCGCGCGCACACGCGGTGCCATCGCCGCGATGGGCGCCTCGAGTTGA
- a CDS encoding helix-turn-helix transcriptional regulator, which produces MSRPLYQVKAEFFKTLGHPVRIRVLELLSRREHAVSELLSDVAIESANLSQQLAVLRRAGVVRSRKQGSAVYYSIASPEIARLLAVARSILTGMYSDQAELLEELRTSR; this is translated from the coding sequence ATGAGCAGGCCCCTCTACCAGGTCAAAGCGGAATTCTTCAAGACGTTGGGGCATCCGGTGAGAATTCGGGTGCTGGAGTTGCTCAGCCGACGCGAGCACGCGGTGTCCGAGCTTCTCTCCGACGTCGCGATCGAGTCCGCGAACCTGTCCCAGCAGCTCGCCGTGCTCAGACGTGCCGGCGTCGTCCGATCCCGCAAGCAGGGGTCTGCTGTCTACTACTCCATCGCCAGCCCGGAGATCGCCCGGCTGTTGGCGGTTGCTCGGTCGATCCTGACCGGGATGTACTCCGATCAGGCGGAGCTACTCGAGGAACTGCGGACCTCTCGATGA
- a CDS encoding diiron oxygenase, which yields MSSRPSLRDANEMAAERTETAERLLRSSEELSFDPSTQIDWGAPLDHDRYGMSPEWCSLHGTAYWAEMTEVQRVALTRHETATVASTGIWFEMILQQMILRDFYAKDPADPAFRWALTEIADECRHSNMFARGIEKLGVPLYLPNRLVLALGRLYKSTASGEGAYAAVLVAEEVLDVMQRDWMRDERVLPLLRTISNIHVVEESRHMKFARDETREALKHAGPLRRHLSAVYVALVAYFVVASMWNSQVYDNVGLDRARAQREAAANEQHKALLRSSCAGLMSFLASCGLLTRPAMRIYRAASLL from the coding sequence ATGTCGTCGAGGCCGTCGCTACGTGATGCCAACGAGATGGCAGCCGAGCGGACCGAAACCGCCGAACGGTTGCTTCGTTCCTCCGAGGAGCTGTCGTTCGATCCGTCGACCCAGATCGACTGGGGTGCGCCGCTGGATCACGATCGGTACGGCATGAGCCCGGAATGGTGCAGTCTTCACGGCACTGCCTACTGGGCCGAGATGACCGAGGTCCAGCGGGTCGCGCTCACCAGGCACGAGACCGCGACTGTCGCCTCGACGGGGATCTGGTTCGAGATGATCCTCCAGCAGATGATCCTGCGGGATTTCTACGCCAAGGATCCTGCTGATCCGGCGTTCCGATGGGCCCTGACCGAGATCGCAGACGAATGTCGTCATTCGAACATGTTCGCGCGCGGCATCGAGAAGCTCGGTGTCCCGCTGTATCTGCCCAACCGGCTGGTCCTGGCCCTGGGGCGGCTCTACAAGTCCACTGCGAGTGGCGAAGGTGCCTACGCGGCGGTTCTGGTGGCTGAGGAGGTTCTCGACGTGATGCAGCGCGACTGGATGCGCGATGAGCGTGTCCTGCCCCTGCTGCGCACCATCTCCAACATCCATGTCGTCGAAGAGTCACGGCATATGAAGTTCGCTCGTGACGAGACCCGGGAAGCGCTCAAGCACGCAGGACCGTTGCGTCGCCACCTCAGCGCCGTCTACGTCGCTCTCGTCGCCTATTTCGTCGTCGCCAGCATGTGGAACTCCCAGGTCTACGACAACGTGGGGCTCGACCGCGCACGTGCGCAGCGTGAGGCCGCGGCCAATGAACAACACAAGGCGTTGCTGCGTTCGTCCTGCGCGGGGCTGATGAGCTTTCTCGCCTCCTGCGGCCTGCTGACCAGACCTGCTATGCGGATCTACCGCGCGGCGAGCCTGCTCTGA
- a CDS encoding carbonic anhydrase, whose amino-acid sequence MSNEELLRRYRDGGGRMAAANARGVAVPPSLGTAVVTCMDSRIDVFALFGLALGEVHVLRNAGGVVTDDVVRSLTISQRKLRTRDIIVVQHSGCGLATFTDHQFTEELAEETGRRPQWRTHAFDSPETSVRRDIVQLRHETFLHPDTVVRGFVLDIDNFRLQEVFVAGDDAR is encoded by the coding sequence ATGAGCAACGAAGAGCTACTGCGCCGTTATCGGGACGGCGGCGGCCGAATGGCAGCCGCGAACGCGCGCGGTGTCGCGGTCCCTCCGTCTCTCGGAACCGCTGTCGTGACGTGCATGGACTCCCGCATCGACGTCTTCGCCCTGTTCGGGCTGGCGTTGGGCGAGGTCCACGTGCTGCGCAACGCCGGTGGAGTGGTCACCGACGACGTCGTCCGGTCCCTGACCATCAGCCAACGCAAGCTCCGGACCCGCGACATCATCGTGGTCCAGCACTCCGGGTGCGGACTGGCCACCTTCACCGACCATCAGTTCACCGAGGAACTCGCCGAGGAGACCGGGCGTCGCCCGCAGTGGCGCACCCATGCCTTCGACAGCCCAGAGACCAGTGTCCGCCGCGACATCGTCCAGCTGCGCCACGAGACCTTCCTGCACCCCGACACGGTTGTTCGAGGCTTCGTACTCGACATCGACAACTTCCGATTGCAAGAAGTGTTTGTCGCCGGAGACGACGCCCGATGA
- a CDS encoding class I SAM-dependent methyltransferase yields the protein MTVDMSSYFDEGSDRFAGWTSALWDVHGAALVQAAAPRPGERVLDACCGGGSSALPAARAVGPSGRVHGVDLAERLLATARARATDAGLGNVEFACADVAGWPRSGYDVVLCGFGVFFLPDMDAGTDLLVGLLRDGGRFVMTCWPTGSLEAVFGPFFAGGRATPPGPPRRPGAAVRGELRTSADRGGTTRLAHRPRSRGRGGPAQ from the coding sequence GTGACCGTCGACATGTCGAGCTACTTCGACGAGGGCAGCGATCGGTTCGCCGGTTGGACGTCGGCATTGTGGGACGTGCACGGCGCAGCCCTGGTCCAGGCGGCCGCGCCACGGCCCGGTGAGCGGGTCCTCGACGCCTGCTGCGGCGGTGGCTCGTCGGCACTGCCGGCCGCCCGCGCCGTCGGTCCCTCGGGGCGCGTCCACGGTGTCGACCTCGCCGAACGCCTGCTGGCCACTGCTCGGGCCCGGGCCACCGATGCAGGACTGGGCAACGTCGAGTTCGCCTGCGCCGACGTCGCCGGGTGGCCTCGGAGCGGCTACGACGTCGTCCTGTGCGGCTTCGGGGTGTTCTTCCTGCCCGACATGGACGCCGGCACCGATCTCCTGGTCGGGCTGCTCCGCGACGGTGGACGGTTCGTGATGACCTGCTGGCCGACCGGGAGCCTGGAGGCGGTGTTCGGGCCGTTCTTCGCCGGCGGTCGGGCGACACCGCCCGGACCTCCTCGACGTCCCGGCGCCGCAGTTCGCGGCGAACTCCGAACGTCTGCAGACCGAGGAGGCACTACGCGCCTGGCTCACCGCCCGCGGTCTCGCGGGCGTGGAGGTCCGGCGCAGTGA
- a CDS encoding transposase produces MVHLVRATVRYASTAHWSSITTQLRTIYTAPTVDAAEARFAEFETDWGERYPAIIRLRRGAWEEFTPFLAFPPEVRRVIYTTNAVESLNSRFRQATRRRGHFPNDQAALKMLYLVIRSPIANRTNATGRTTDWKAALNALTLF; encoded by the coding sequence GTGGTGCACCTGGTCCGGGCCACTGTGCGCTACGCCTCCACAGCGCACTGGTCGTCGATCACCACCCAGCTCCGCACGATCTACACCGCCCCGACCGTCGACGCCGCCGAGGCCCGCTTCGCCGAGTTCGAGACGGACTGGGGCGAGCGCTACCCAGCAATCATCCGGCTCCGGCGAGGAGCCTGGGAGGAGTTCACGCCGTTCCTCGCCTTCCCGCCCGAAGTCCGCCGGGTCATCTACACGACCAACGCGGTGGAGTCGTTGAACTCACGATTCCGTCAGGCCACCCGCCGGCGGGGGCATTTCCCGAACGACCAGGCCGCGCTGAAGATGCTCTACCTGGTCATCCGCAGCCCGATCGCGAACCGGACCAACGCGACCGGCCGGACCACCGACTGGAAGGCTGCACTGAACGCGTTGACACTGTTCTAA
- a CDS encoding DUF1345 domain-containing protein, translating into MQPECSPRCATTGWSRRRSARERWQVGTAYNGADVIVTSRTMRQTITAHAVVAFVYNTVLIALLVSLLIAVTP; encoded by the coding sequence TTGCAACCAGAGTGCTCGCCGCGTTGCGCGACGACGGGCTGGTCGAGGCGAAGGTCGGCTCGGGAACGGTGGCAGGTCGGGACCGCCTACAACGGAGCCGACGTCATCGTGACCAGCCGAACCATGCGTCAGACCATCACCGCCCACGCGGTCGTCGCGTTCGTCTACAACACCGTGCTCATCGCGCTGCTCGTATCCCTCCTCATCGCCGTCACCCCCTGA